From Streptomyces sp. NBC_00690, a single genomic window includes:
- a CDS encoding carbohydrate ABC transporter permease, translating to MTSASAERRAGKRTDRGAWFLVLPALIPILVLSVGPLLYGIALAFTDSQAGRTAPTQWIGTLNFRDLLKDTLFWDSFGIGLIWAVGVTVPQFLLGLGLALLLNEKLRLRWLARALAIVPWAMPEVVVGIMWRLVYNPDAGILNETIRDLGLGDGRDWLTGLGTALPAVIIVGIWAGMPQTTVTLLAGLQNTPHELHEAAALDGAGAWRRFWTVTWPAVKPIALAISALNFIWNFNAFALVYVLTNGGPGGRTRLPMLFAYEEAFRYGQFGYAAAMGCVMVAVISVLLAVYLVNRIRGGEAR from the coding sequence GTGACATCGGCGAGCGCGGAACGGCGAGCCGGGAAGCGAACGGACCGAGGGGCCTGGTTTCTGGTCCTCCCCGCACTGATCCCGATCCTCGTGCTCAGCGTGGGACCGCTGCTCTACGGAATCGCGCTCGCCTTCACCGACTCGCAGGCCGGCCGCACCGCCCCGACCCAGTGGATCGGCACCCTCAACTTCCGTGACCTCCTCAAGGACACCCTCTTCTGGGACTCCTTCGGCATCGGGCTCATCTGGGCCGTCGGGGTGACCGTCCCCCAGTTCCTGCTCGGTCTCGGTCTCGCCCTGCTGCTCAACGAGAAGCTGCGACTGCGTTGGCTGGCCCGGGCACTGGCCATCGTGCCGTGGGCGATGCCCGAGGTGGTCGTCGGCATCATGTGGCGGCTCGTCTACAACCCTGACGCGGGAATCCTGAACGAGACGATCCGCGACCTCGGACTCGGTGACGGCCGCGACTGGCTGACCGGATTGGGCACCGCGCTCCCCGCGGTGATCATCGTCGGCATCTGGGCCGGAATGCCGCAGACCACGGTCACCCTCCTGGCGGGTCTCCAGAACACCCCCCATGAACTCCACGAGGCAGCGGCCCTGGACGGCGCCGGAGCCTGGCGGCGGTTCTGGACCGTCACCTGGCCCGCCGTCAAACCCATCGCCCTGGCCATCAGCGCACTCAACTTCATCTGGAACTTCAATGCGTTCGCGCTGGTCTACGTGCTCACCAACGGCGGCCCCGGTGGGCGCACCCGCCTACCGATGCTCTTCGCCTACGAAGAGGCTTTCCGCTATGGACAGTTCGGCTATGCCGCCGCCATGGGATGCGTGATGGTCGCGGTGATCTCGGTACTGCTCGCCGTCTATCTGGTGAACCGGATCAGGGGAGGGGAAGCCCGATGA